Below is a window of Prosthecochloris sp. GSB1 DNA.
ATCATCCCGAACTCGGTATAGCCTTTGCCAAACAGGGTTGCGATGTAGTCGCCGTATCGTCATCGAGGCTCGACGAACAGGACCGGATGGTTCTCGGCGCCCGTTCCATCGAACAGGTCGCCGTCGCTGCGAGCGGCGGAAACCGTGCGTTTCTCGCCGAACCTCCGGAGGGTCACCATCGATGGGCCGAAGCCCATACCGAATACCCCGGGAAGCCTTGCGTCATGACGCTCGATACGTCCAGACTCCGCCGGAAACAGTTTTACGAACGTCTCGATTACGAACTGCTTCTCCGGAAAGGCGGCCCTCGCTCCGGAAAGGTGTCGGAACGAGAACCCTCTGAACCAGCAGCGATCCGCAATACGTGATGAAGAGAAAGAAAGGAATGGTAACCCTTGCCGGCGCGGGGCCGGGAGACCCGGAGCTTTTGACTGTCAAGGCACTCAAACGCCTCAGGCACGCCGACGTCGTGCTGCACGATTCGCTCGTGCCCGCCGGTATTCTTGATCTCGCCCCGAAAAGCGCGCGAAAGATCCCTGTCGGCAAGCGGTATGGTGACGGGCAGGACCAGGATGTCCGTCAGAACACCATAAACCGTCTCATGGTGCAATGCGCCAGGGAAGGGCTGCTCTGCGTTCGTCTGAAAGCCGGCGATCCGTTCGTGTTCGGCCGGGGAGTCGAGGAGGTTCGAGCCATGCTGGATAACGGAATCGATGTCGAGGTAATCCCCGGAATCAGCGCGGGGATTGCCGCCGCCGACATATTCCATATCCCGATCACCGAGAGGAACGCGACGACCTCCGTGCTGTTCTGTACCGGTCATACCGCAGCGTACTCACTCGAACAGCTCGACGCCGTCATCACTATGCTCGAACAGGGTACCCCTCTCGTGCTCTACATGGGCCTGAAAAACCTCGAACACATTTGCGAGCGTCTTCTTGCCAACGGGGTTTCCCCCGATCTTCCCGTTTGCGCCGCGTCGAGGGTTTCCATGCCTGATCAGCAGCTGATACAAGGGACGCTCGGAACGATCGCGGTAACGCTCCAGGCCGCCGAGCCGGTGACCCCTGTGGTTTTTTTTCTGGGGGAACACGCGACTCCCGTCAACGCAAATGAATGAACACATAATTATTTGTACTCACATGGGCAGAACATACAAGAATCGAAAACAGATAAACCGCAAGGCAATTCTTCTGGCGCATTTCGGAACCTCTTTTCTTTCGGCTCTTCCTTCCTTGCAGAACATCGAACGGCATGTACGGGAAGCCTTTCCGGAAGTCGAGGTCCGCAGCTGCTTTACTTCGAACATGATCCGCAACATCTGGTCCGCCCGAAGAAGGAACCCGGAAAGATGGCTGGCAAAGGGAGTTTCCGGAGAGGTGCTCGACGTTCAGAGCTTTCTCGGGGCGATCGGCGGCCTGCAGAGTGAAAACTATCGCACCGTTATCGTACAGCCTACCCATGTCTATCACGGCGAACAGTATGAAGACCTGAAATCATATGTCAACGCACTGTGCTCCATCAGGACGATCAAGCAGGTCTGGTCCCCTTTCGAGAAACTCGTGCTCTCACGGCCGGCTCTCGGAACTTACGGCATCACATACGATTATCTTGACGATCTTCAGGAAGTTGTCGGTGTTGTCGAGCATGATGTTTACAAGGCGGAGGGCATGGGGGCGTCCATGCTCTACGTCGCTCACGGTAACGAGTTCTTTTCTTCCGGTGTGTTTAACGAAATGCTCGCCGCCTTGCGCAGGAACAATCCGAAAACGCCCGTTCATATCGGTATGGTCGAAGGTTTTCCGGGCGTAGAGGACATTATCGAGGAACTTGGCAAGGAAAATTCCAGGAAGGTGTTCATGAAGCCCTTCATGATTACCGCCGGCGATCATGCTCATCATGATATCGACAACGAGGAGCCGGATTCCTGGCGGGGATGCCTCGAAGCCGCCGGATACGAGGTCGTGACGGAGATGGAAGGGCTTGGCTCGAACCATTCGTTCGCGCGACTGTTCGTCGAGAGAATCCGCCAGACGGCGCTCGGTAACGATATCGACCTGTTCAGAAAACCGACAGGAGCCGTACGGTGAAGAAAACAGGGTTGGAAACGGGGCATCTGTACGCCGTCTCGCTCGGTCCGGGAGATCCCGGCCTCATAACGCTCAGGGCTTTGCGGGTGCTTGAAGATGCCGACAGTGTCTGGTATCCGGCTACCTTCCCGTCTTCAGGTGAACCTGCGAGCATTGCGCTCGATATCCTTCGTTCGTGCGGGATAGATGATTGCAAATGCAGATGTATCGAAATGCCGATGTCGCGGGACAGGCGTCCGGCCGAGAATGTCTATGCCCTCGGGTGGTCCCGGATACTCGACGAGCTTCTGAAAAAGAATGCCGTCGCCGTGGTGACGGTGGGTGATGCGGGAATCTACAGTACCGTCTCACCTTTTCTTGAACGTGCCTCCGAAGCCGGAGTGCCGTATTCGGTTGTTGCCGGTGTGCCGGCGTTTCTTGCCGCCGGTGCGGCGGCGGGTATTCCGCTCGTCCGTCAGGCCGACCGGCTGACCGTGCTTGCGAGAGTGAGATCGGTCGATGAGATCGAACGTTCTCTCGGCGAGGACGGAACGGTTGTTGTGATGAAGCTTTCGACACTGCGCGATCAACTTCTGCCATGGCTCGAGTCCTGTGCGGCCGGTTTTGTCTATGCTGAAAAGATCGGGATGCAAGGGGAGTTCATTACCTCGGACGTCGAAAAGCTTCGATCACGAAAAATTCCATATTTCTCCCTGCTGATCTGCTCCCGGAACGGCAGGAATGCATAATTCGTCTGTTGGGGTAGCCATGAAACAAGGATGTATTATCGTCGCGGGGATCGGCCCGGGCAATCAGGAAACCCTTACCCCGGAGGTTCGCAACGCGATCATGACCGCGGATGCGGTTGTCGGTTACAGCGGTTATATCCGGCTGATCGATGAGTGGATTCCAAAAAGCGTCGAACGTTACGCAAGCGGGATGACCCATGAGAAAAAACGGGCGGAACAGGCATTTTCTCTTGCCCGCCAGGGAAAAACCGTCGTCGTGGTGAGCTCAGGCGATGCCGGTATATACGGGATGGCTCCGCTGCTGCTCGAGATGCATGCAAAAGAAGACCATGGCGACATCGGTCTGTCGGTGCTGCCTGGAATCAGTGCATTTCAGGTGGCTGCAGCTCGTCTGGGTGCGCCCGTCAGCCACGATTTCTGCGTGATTTCCCTTTCGGACCTGATGACTCCCTGGACGGTTATCGAACGAAGGATCCGTGCCGCCGCTTCGGCGGATTTCGTGACCGCGGTCTACAATCCCGCCAGCCGTGAACGGTTCTGGCAGATACACCGTCTCAAGGAACTGTTTCTCGACGGTCGTGCTTCATCGACACCGGTCGGGATTGCAAGAAATGCCGGAAGGCCAGATGAATCAATTGTGCGCACGACGCTGGGGGCGTTCGATCCGGGGACGCTCGACATGTTCAGTGTCATGCTGATAGGCAATGCATCGACCTTCCTCGACGGTGACCGGATAATCACTCCAAGGGGGTACTTCAGGAAAGAAGCGGCTGGCGGGAAAGGTCGTCCGGGACAGTCGATCATGATCGAGAGTTTCCGCACGATTGCCGCGATGCTGAAGAGGGACGATCACCCCTGTGACAAGCGATGGGCTCTGATCCATACGATTCATACGACGGCCGATTTCGAGTTCGAGGATCTTTTCCGGTTCACTCCCGGCGCGGTCGCGACGTGGCATCGCAAACTCACTTCCGGCGGAGCCGCTATCGTGACCGATGTCACCATGGTGCAGTCAGGCCTTCGCAAGGCCGCCCTGGAACGGTACGGTATTTCAGTGCATTGCTACCTTTCCGATCCCCGTGTTCCCGAAATGGCGGCAGCGCAGGGCATCACCAGGACGCAGGCCGGAATCCGTCTCGCGGCAGAGGAGCATCCCGACGCTTTGTTCGTCATCGGTAACGCGCCTACCGCGCTGATGGAGTTGGCGGACCTGCTTCACCGGACGGATTTTTCTCCGATGGGTGTGATCGGCGCGCCTGTTGGATTCGTCAACGTCGTCGAAGCAAAGCATCGCCTGAAGGCGGCCTGCAGGTTGACGCCCTATGTCGTGATCGACGGTCGCAAAGGCGGCAGTTCTGTTGCCGCGACCATTGTCAACGCGGCGTTGAGCCTCGATGACGCGAAATCAATGAAACCGGGAAGAGATGTCTGACGTGTTTACCGTCATAGGACTTTCCGACAGCCGCTCTCCCGCGTTGTGTCCTGAAGCGATGCGGGCTGTCGTTTCAAGCAAGGTGTTTGCCGGAGGCGAACGGCACCGGGAGATCGTCCGTTACCTGCTTCCGCAGGACAGCCGCTGGATAACCATTGCACCGCCGTTGAGCGACGTAATGCGCGAGCTTCTCGATGAAGACGCTCCGATTGTCGTGTTCACCTCCGGAGACCCTTTGTTTTACGGCTTCGGGGCGACACTCCAGAAACGTTTTCCGGAGGCCTCCTACCGGTATTTCCCTGCGTTCTCTTCGTTGCAGCTCCTGGCGCACCGCCTTCGCCAGCCGTATCAGGCGATGCGCAATGCATCGCTTACCGGCAGAGGGTGGCAGGAACTCGATCGTCTGCTGATCGAAAGGTGCCCGCTGATCGGCGTGCTTTGCGACAGGAAAAAAACACCCGCGGTCATAGCGGAACGGTTGCTGGAATACAACTATTCCGGGTATTCGATTGCTGTCGGCGAAGCGCTCGGGGGACCCCGGGAGCGTGTGAGGCTGCTGTGTCCCGAAGAGGCGGCAGGGAGCGATTTTCATGAACCGAGCTGTGTCATCCTGCGTTCCGGGGCTCCCGGAGAAAGGCGTTTCGGAATTGCCGATCACCTGTTCGAGGGGTTGCCTGGTCGCCCCGACATGATAACAAAGATGCCGGTGCGTCTCGCGACGCTTTCCCGGCTCGACCTCGTCAACAGCAGAACGTTCTGGGATATCGGGTTCTGCACCGCCTCGGTCTCGATCGAAGCCCGCCTGCAATTTCCCTGGCTCGACATTACGGCATTCGAGAAACGTCCAGAGTGCGAGGGGATCTTCGAGCGCAACACGCGTTCATTCGGTGCTCCGGGAATCAGGGTGGTGATGGGCGATGTCCTGCAGCAAGGTCCCCGCGAGTTCACCGGTGGCGTCGGAACGGTCGACGCCGTATTCATCGGGGGGCATGGCGGATGTCTCGACGATGTTTTCGCATTCGCGGCCGAAAGGCTTGCTCCCGGCGGCAGGATTGCCGTCAACGCCGTCAGGCGGGAAACCCTGGCAGGGTTTCATCGTTGCGCCGGACGTCATTCGCTGTGTCTGCTGGAGGACCTTTGTCTGACACCGTCCGGGCATAATGCCATAACCATCGCCACGGCGGTAAAATGAGCGAGATTGCCATGCACCATGAACGTATAGCGATTGTCGCGGTTTCCTCGCAGGGGATCGAGCCCGGAGCCGTGCTGAAAAAAGAATTGTCGGGCGACGAAAAGATTACCGTCGAACTGTTTTCCCCAAGAAACGACCCGCGCTCGGTATGCATCGAATCGGTCGTCCGGTGGGTCGGTGAGGAATTTCATCGCTGGGACGCGCTGGTGTTTATCGGGGCGCTCGGCATATGCGTTCGGGCTATGGCACCGGTGCTCGAAAGCAAGTACGAAGACCCGGCGGTCGTCAACTGCGACGAGCAGGGGCGGTTCGCGCAGTCGGTGCTTTCCGGGCATCGCGGGGGCGCGAATGATCTTGCGCGCAGGGTTGCCCGGGCGCTCGGCGCACAGCCGGTGATCACGACATCAAGTGACGTACAGGGCCTCTGGAGTCTCGATATTCTCGGGAGGGAACAGGGGTGGAGCATCGAGTACCGGCCGGGAAGGGGCGGCGTTTCCATGAATGAAGCCGCGGCTGCTTTCGTCAATCGCGAGCCGACGGTCCTGCTGCTCGACGTCCGGACGGAACATACCGATCATCTTGAACGAAGCAGGCCCGGTTTCGTGACGGTCGCGTACCGTTATGAAGATATCGATGTCGAGCGATGCTCCCTTCTCCTGGCGGTTACACCTTTCGACTATGCGCCTGCCGTGCAGACGGTATTCTATCGTCCGAAAGTATTGCATGCGGGTATGGGGTCCGAAAAAGGCATAGAGTCCTCCTCTTTCGTGGAATCGTTTCATGCGGAGCTCGAACGACGCAGTCTGTCGGTAAAGAGTGTCGTTTCGCTCGGAACGGTTGATTTCAAGGTGCGCGAGCCGGCGTTTCAGGAACTCGCCGGGGTTCTCGGGGTGCCGCTGCGGGGATTCGAGCCATCGCTGCTCGAAAGCGTCGAAGGCGTTCCCAATCCTTCGGAAACCGTGTTTCGCAAGGTTGGCGTGCACAGTGTGGCCGAAGCGTCCTCCGCGCTTCTTGCCGGTTGCCCGGAGTGGGTCGTGGAAAAGCAGAAGGTAAAACTCAACAGCCCGGTCGCGGAAGGTCCCCGACATTACACGTTTGCGATCAGCATGGACCGGCTGTCCATGCGCAAGGGGCGTATTGCGATCGTAGGGGCGGGACCGGGCGACGCCGGACTGATCACCCTCAAGGGCCAGGCTTGCCTGGAGGAAGCCGATCTCGTGCTCTATGCAGGGAGCCTCGTTCCCGAAACGATGACGCACTCGGCAAGGCCAGGCGCCCTGGTGCGCAGTTCGGCCTCGATGCCGCTCGAGGATCAGTTCCGGCTGATGCGGAAGTTCTACGAAGAGGGGAAAAAGATTGTCCGGCTGCATACCGGAGATCCTTCCATTTACGGCGCGATCCAGGAGCAGATGACCTGGTTCGATGAGCACGGCATGGAGTACGAGATCGTTCCCGGCGTCTCTTCCTTCCAGGCGGCGGCGGCAGTCCTGAAATCGCAGTTCACGATTCCCGAAAAGGTCCAGACAATCATTCTTGCCAGGGGGAACGGGCGTACACCGGTTCCTGAAAAAGAGCGACTACGGGAACTGGCGAGGGCACGGGCGACCATGTGCATTTTTCTCAGCGCCGAATGGGCTTCGGATGTACAGCAGGAACTCGGGAGTCATTATCCGCCCGATACGCCGGTTGCCGTCTGCTACCGTCTGACATGGCCCGACCAGCAGGTCTGGCGGGGCAAACTCGACAATCTTGCCGACATCGTCCGCGAATGCGGCAAGACAAGAACCGTGCTTCTGATCGTGGGCGAAGCCATCGGGGCGCGAGGAAAGCGTTCGAAACTCTACGATCCGGCTTTCAGCCACGGGTTCAGGGAGGCTTCGCAAAAAGAGGGGGGGCGCTCGTGATTGCGGTGTTCGGAGGGACAACCGAGGGGAAAATGGTTGCGGATTTTCTCGACAGGATCGGGATGCGCTACGTGTATTCAACCCGGCGCTCTTCAGGGCCATTTCCCATGAAGCACGGCCAGACGCGCCAGGGCGCCCTCGATGAGACGTCGATGGCGTCGTTCCTTGCCGACAGGGACGTGACAACGGTCATCGACGCCGCACATCCCTTCGCCGCCGAGCTGCACCGCACCGTCGTGCGTGCTTCCCGTTCGCTTGGTATCGTTCCGATAAGGTTCGACAGAGACTGTTCACTTCCACAGGGTGTCGAAAAGGGCGCTTCGTTGCATCGTGTCGATACCTTTCCCGATGCAATCGAGATGCTCGGGGCTCTCGGATGCAAACGCCCTCTCGCCTCGACGGGAGTGGAATCGATCGGTCGGCTCGAACCATACTGGAGGATGCATGACATGAGAATACGCATCCTGCCCACCGTCGATTCGGTCTGCCGGGCGCTCGACCAGGGAATTCCTCCGGGCAGGCTCGTCATGATGGATCCTCCCCGTTCGAGCCAACGCGAGGTGCTCTGCCTGCTTGCCTACGGTATCGACTGCATGCTGTGCAAGGAGAACGGCAGGAGCGGTTTCCTGCCCGAGAAAGTTCTCGCGGCGAAGAAACTGCATCTTCCGGTCGTCGTGGTTCGCCGGCCGTCTCTTCCGGAAGGGTTCTCCATCGTGGAAACGCTCGATGAACTCGGCGGCAGACTCGGTATTTCCCGGGGGGAGGCATGAAAAGGGAACTCAGGCGCGGCTATACGACCGGGGCATGCGCGACAGCCGCCGCAACCGCTGCATTACGGACGCTTTTATCGGGAGCGCAGCAGGACACGGTCGTCGTCACGCTGCCCGATGGTGAAGAGGTCTGGTTTCGGACCGAATGCTGCGGGCTGCACGGCGATGGCGCGAAAAGCTGTGTCAGGAAGGATGCAGGAGACGATCCGGACGTGACCAACGGCATGCTTGTCTGCGGTGAAGTCGTTTTGGACGCCTCATTGCCCGACGGCCATGTTGTTTTTCTGAAAGGAGAGGGAATCGGAGAGGTAACGCTGCCGGGGCTCGGCGTCGAGGTCGGCGAGCCGGCAATCAACCCCGTGCCGAGAGCCATGATCGGCTCGGCAGTTCGCGGACTGCTTGTACAATACGGTGTGCGGGGCGGTGTTCGCGTTACGGTATCGGTTCCGGGAGGGGAGGCGCTTGCCCGCAAAACCCTCAACGGGAGGGTCGGCGTCAGGGGAGGTCTATCTATCATCGGCACCAGCGGGCGCGTGATTCCGTATTCGGAAGAAGCTTTTCTGGACAGTACGGCCCGTATGGTGCAGGTCGCCCGGCAAAGCGGTGCACGCGAACTGGTGGTTACGGCAGGAATACGGAGTGAAAAGCTGCTGAAACCTTTCTTTTCCTTTCTTCCGGATACGGCATTTATTCATTACGGCAACCGCATCGGAAGCACGCTTGAACTGATAGGAGAGGAAAACGGTTTCAGCCGGGTGACCGTGGGGGTGATGCTGGCGAAAGCCACCAAACTGGCTCAGGGGGAACATGATCTTTCCAGCAGAAACGTCGATCTTAACCGTGATTTCATTGCCGGTCTCGTCCGGGATGCAGGTTATGGAGAGGAACTCGTGCACCGTGCGGGCCGGCTTGAACTGGTTCGCGCTCTTGTCGATATCATTCCTTTCGGTTCCGCCGAACCATTCTACAGAGAACTGGCGGTATCCTGCCGGAACGTGTGCAGATCATGTCTGCCTTCGGGAAACCTGACCTTCGTGCTCATTGCCATTGACAGTGGCTTTATCCGTTGTGACGAACACGGCTGCCGCGACATGCATCCGCAGGAATCCTTTTCAATAAAAAAACAAACATCATGAAGATTTATACGAGAACCGGCGATAAGGGGAAAACAGGACTTTTCGGCGGATCGAGGGTCGGTAAGGACGATGTCCGGGTCGAGTGTTACGGGACGTTTGACGAAGTCAATTCGTTCATCGGTCTTTTGCGTTCGAAACTTTCCGTTGATCATCCCTGGCAGGAAGGTCTGCACGAGATCCAGATGATGTTCATGAACATGATGTCACATCTGGCGACGCCCTCCACGGCCGTGAAGCCCAACATGTCGCCGTTGCCGCTTGACGGGGCGGGAATGTGCGAACGGTGGATCGACGAGCTTGAAGACGCCGCCGGTCCTTCCGAACACTTTCTGTTGCCGGGTGGAACAGAGATATCGGCCCTGTGCCATGTTGTCCGTACCCAGGTCCGGCGCGGTGAGCGACAGCTTGTCAGGCTCATGAAGGAGGATGAAGCGCATCCTTCGATTCTGTCGTTCGTCAATCGTCTTTCAGACCTTTTCTTCGCCATGGCGCGAGCCGAGATGGCCGGGTCGGGATTGAGCGAGGAGCGCTGGAACTCCTTTGTCTACAAAAAGAAAAAACAGCGATCCTGATGCGTAAACCGGCTTTTCTTCTCGCCGCCCCGTCAAGCAACTCGGGCAAGACTACCCTGACCCTTGCGCTCCTGCGCATTCTTGTACGGAAAGGTCTGGCGGCGCAACCCTTCAAATGCGGTCCCGACTATCTCGATACGATGCTGCATTCGCTTGCGGCATCTTCGGGAGGAAGGGGGCGCCGGGGACGAAACCTCGATGCCTTCATGGCTTCGGAGCGGCACATGCGCGAGGTGTTCCTCCGCAATGCCGAAGGCGCCGATGTTCTGGTCGCCGAAGGAGTCATGGGGCTGTTCGACGGTGCGGTGAAGTCGCAGGGCAGCAGCGCGGCCATTGCAAAAGCCCTCGGCATTCCTGTCGTTCTCGTGGTCGATGCCAAAGGTACGGCGTACTCCGTTGCGCCATTGCTGTACGGCTTCAAAAACTTCGATCCCGAACTGCAACTTGCCGGCGTGATCTTCAACAGGGTCAATACCTTTTCACATTACGAATTTCTCAGGGAAGCCAGCCGGGATGTCGGGGTCGAATCGCTCGGCTATGTGCCGCGCGATGAGGCCATGACCCTGTCGGAACGGTATCTGGGACTCAATATTTCAGCCGATGCCGACCAGGAGTCCGCGATCGGCGCGATGGCCGATCACGTCGGTAAAACCGTCGACGTCGATCGTCTGCTTGAACTGAGCATGGTGGATATCGCTTCATCGCCTCCTCCTGCCGGGAGCCGGAAAAACGGCGACGTCGTCATAGGGGTTGCCCGTGACGAGGCATTCAATTTCGTGTATGCGGAAAACCTCGATATCCTGAGCCGTTACGGCACCATCGAGTGGTTCAGCCCTTTGCATGACGACAGCCTTCCCGAGGCCGACATGCTCTATTTCGCCGGCGGGTATCCCGAGCTGTACGCCGCCGGACTTGAAGCCAATGTGAACATGCGCTGTCTGGTCAGGGAGTTCGTGGAGAAGCAGGGTCTGGTGTACGCCGAATGCGGGGGGATGATGTATCTCGGCAATGCAATGACCGGCCATGAGGGGACGATCTACAATATGTGCGGAGCACTCGATCTTGAAACATCCATGCAGAACGCCCGGCTTCATCTCGGTTACCGGAAAATCGACCTTTCTTCCATTGGCTACGGTCGGGAGCTGAAGGGACATGAATTCCATTATTCCCGTCTCGAACGCTCCGGTGAACTTGCCAACGTCGCCGCCGTGCGAAGTGCGCGCGACAAAACAGTTGATACCGCTGTCTTCAGGTTCCGCAATACGTTTGCTTCCTATGTTCACCAGTACTGGGGGGATACCCCGGATTTTCCGGTTTTTTTGCTTGATCGGTTCCGTGTTTCCAGCAGGCAGCCGGGGGACGCCGCCGGTTAGCCGTTCCGTAATGTTCAGCAATTCAGCTCACAACGATTTCAGATGCATATGTTCAGCTTTGCTTTCCCGCCGGGGGAGCGGTTCGCATTCACCCGTCCTGCGCACTGCCATGTGTGCCGTGACGGATGTTCTTCAGGTCGAAAAACGGAGAAACGCGCATGATCGAGGTGACCGGACTGAAGAAGTTCTATGGAGAGAAAGGGCGAACGATCACCGCCGTCGACGGCCTCTCGTTCCGGATTCGGCCGGGTACGGTTTTCGGCCTCCTGGGGCCGAACGGAGCAGGGAAGACAACCACGATCCGGGTGATGACCACGCTCGGTAATCCATCCGGTGGAGCCTGCTCCATCGCGGGATTCGACGTGACGCGCGATCCTGCTTCCATCAAGGAACGAATCGGCGTCGTACCTCAGGAAAACAATCTTGACCGGGAACTCAGTGCGTACGAAAACCTGCTGGTTTACGGTCTTCTGCATCGCGTCGCGGGACTGCGGGAGAAAATTTCGGAGGTGCTCTCGGTGGTTGAGCTTCATGAGAGCAGGGAACGGGTCGTCCAGGATTTTTCCGGGGGCATGAAACGCAGACTGCTTCTTGCAAGGGCGCTTCTGACCGATCCGGAAGTGCTGTTTCTCGACGAACCCACGATCGGCCTCGACCCGCAGATAAGGCGTCATTTCTGGGATGTGATCCGCAAAATCGGCATGGACGGGCGTACCGTTGTCATGACCACGCATTACATCGAGGAAGCCGAAGCGTTGTGCGATATGGTCGGCATCATGTCGAAAGGGAAAATGGTGGCCCTCGATACGGTTCAGGGGTTGAAAAGGCTTGTCGGGGAATACGTTGTCGATACCATAACCGAGGACGGACGGCTCGAACAGCATATGTGCAGCGACCGCCGGGAAGCCGATCGGGTCGCTTCAGGCCTTCAGGGCCGCCTGACCATACGCCGGTCGAGTCTCGAGGATGTTTTTGTCAAGTTGACCGGAGCGAGAATATAATGAGCATCATGAGCTGGTATCCCGTGTTTCTTCGTGAAATGCTGTTGTTTCGCAGAAAGCTTTTTCGCGTAGGTTATCTTTTTTCCGCGATGGTCGTGCCCGTGATCTATCTCGTCACTTTCGGGCTTGGCCTGGGGCGAAATGTCGATGTCGGAGGCACGAGTTATGTCGCCTACCTGTTGCCCGGGCTCGTGGCCATGAGTTCCATGAACAACTCCTATTCCTGGGTTTCGAGTGCGCTGACGTTGAACCGTCATTATTTCAAGACCTTTCAGGTTTTCGTCCTGGCGCCGGTTCCTCCTTCGGCGATCATGCTCGGGGAGGTCCTTGCCGGAATGGTCAAGGGCCTGTTCGCCTCTCTGCTCATCATCTGCGCCGGTTTTCTTTTTACCGGCACGTTTGTGACGACACCCTTTTTTCTCGCCGCCCTTTTCGTAAACTGTTTTCTTTTCGCCTCTCTCGGCGTTATTACGGGGATGCTGGCCAAATCGCATGAGGATACATCGACGTACAACAATTTCTTCATTCTTCCGATGGCGTTTTTCTGCGGTACGTTTATTCCCGTCGACCGTCTGCC
It encodes the following:
- a CDS encoding sirohydrochlorin cobaltochelatase, with the protein product MGRTYKNRKQINRKAILLAHFGTSFLSALPSLQNIERHVREAFPEVEVRSCFTSNMIRNIWSARRRNPERWLAKGVSGEVLDVQSFLGAIGGLQSENYRTVIVQPTHVYHGEQYEDLKSYVNALCSIRTIKQVWSPFEKLVLSRPALGTYGITYDYLDDLQEVVGVVEHDVYKAEGMGASMLYVAHGNEFFSSGVFNEMLAALRRNNPKTPVHIGMVEGFPGVEDIIEELGKENSRKVFMKPFMITAGDHAHHDIDNEEPDSWRGCLEAAGYEVVTEMEGLGSNHSFARLFVERIRQTALGNDIDLFRKPTGAVR
- a CDS encoding precorrin-6A/cobalt-precorrin-6A reductase — protein: MIAVFGGTTEGKMVADFLDRIGMRYVYSTRRSSGPFPMKHGQTRQGALDETSMASFLADRDVTTVIDAAHPFAAELHRTVVRASRSLGIVPIRFDRDCSLPQGVEKGASLHRVDTFPDAIEMLGALGCKRPLASTGVESIGRLEPYWRMHDMRIRILPTVDSVCRALDQGIPPGRLVMMDPPRSSQREVLCLLAYGIDCMLCKENGRSGFLPEKVLAAKKLHLPVVVVRRPSLPEGFSIVETLDELGGRLGISRGEA
- the cbiE gene encoding precorrin-6y C5,15-methyltransferase (decarboxylating) subunit CbiE; this encodes MSDVFTVIGLSDSRSPALCPEAMRAVVSSKVFAGGERHREIVRYLLPQDSRWITIAPPLSDVMRELLDEDAPIVVFTSGDPLFYGFGATLQKRFPEASYRYFPAFSSLQLLAHRLRQPYQAMRNASLTGRGWQELDRLLIERCPLIGVLCDRKKTPAVIAERLLEYNYSGYSIAVGEALGGPRERVRLLCPEEAAGSDFHEPSCVILRSGAPGERRFGIADHLFEGLPGRPDMITKMPVRLATLSRLDLVNSRTFWDIGFCTASVSIEARLQFPWLDITAFEKRPECEGIFERNTRSFGAPGIRVVMGDVLQQGPREFTGGVGTVDAVFIGGHGGCLDDVFAFAAERLAPGGRIAVNAVRRETLAGFHRCAGRHSLCLLEDLCLTPSGHNAITIATAVK
- the cobM gene encoding precorrin-4 C(11)-methyltransferase — translated: MHHERIAIVAVSSQGIEPGAVLKKELSGDEKITVELFSPRNDPRSVCIESVVRWVGEEFHRWDALVFIGALGICVRAMAPVLESKYEDPAVVNCDEQGRFAQSVLSGHRGGANDLARRVARALGAQPVITTSSDVQGLWSLDILGREQGWSIEYRPGRGGVSMNEAAAAFVNREPTVLLLDVRTEHTDHLERSRPGFVTVAYRYEDIDVERCSLLLAVTPFDYAPAVQTVFYRPKVLHAGMGSEKGIESSSFVESFHAELERRSLSVKSVVSLGTVDFKVREPAFQELAGVLGVPLRGFEPSLLESVEGVPNPSETVFRKVGVHSVAEASSALLAGCPEWVVEKQKVKLNSPVAEGPRHYTFAISMDRLSMRKGRIAIVGAGPGDAGLITLKGQACLEEADLVLYAGSLVPETMTHSARPGALVRSSASMPLEDQFRLMRKFYEEGKKIVRLHTGDPSIYGAIQEQMTWFDEHGMEYEIVPGVSSFQAAAAVLKSQFTIPEKVQTIILARGNGRTPVPEKERLRELARARATMCIFLSAEWASDVQQELGSHYPPDTPVAVCYRLTWPDQQVWRGKLDNLADIVRECGKTRTVLLIVGEAIGARGKRSKLYDPAFSHGFREASQKEGGRS
- a CDS encoding precorrin-2 C(20)-methyltransferase — protein: MKKTGLETGHLYAVSLGPGDPGLITLRALRVLEDADSVWYPATFPSSGEPASIALDILRSCGIDDCKCRCIEMPMSRDRRPAENVYALGWSRILDELLKKNAVAVVTVGDAGIYSTVSPFLERASEAGVPYSVVAGVPAFLAAGAAAGIPLVRQADRLTVLARVRSVDEIERSLGEDGTVVVMKLSTLRDQLLPWLESCAAGFVYAEKIGMQGEFITSDVEKLRSRKIPYFSLLICSRNGRNA
- the cobA gene encoding uroporphyrinogen-III C-methyltransferase, translated to MKRKKGMVTLAGAGPGDPELLTVKALKRLRHADVVLHDSLVPAGILDLAPKSARKIPVGKRYGDGQDQDVRQNTINRLMVQCAREGLLCVRLKAGDPFVFGRGVEEVRAMLDNGIDVEVIPGISAGIAAADIFHIPITERNATTSVLFCTGHTAAYSLEQLDAVITMLEQGTPLVLYMGLKNLEHICERLLANGVSPDLPVCAASRVSMPDQQLIQGTLGTIAVTLQAAEPVTPVVFFLGEHATPVNANE
- the cobJ gene encoding precorrin-3B C(17)-methyltransferase, with translation MKQGCIIVAGIGPGNQETLTPEVRNAIMTADAVVGYSGYIRLIDEWIPKSVERYASGMTHEKKRAEQAFSLARQGKTVVVVSSGDAGIYGMAPLLLEMHAKEDHGDIGLSVLPGISAFQVAAARLGAPVSHDFCVISLSDLMTPWTVIERRIRAAASADFVTAVYNPASRERFWQIHRLKELFLDGRASSTPVGIARNAGRPDESIVRTTLGAFDPGTLDMFSVMLIGNASTFLDGDRIITPRGYFRKEAAGGKGRPGQSIMIESFRTIAAMLKRDDHPCDKRWALIHTIHTTADFEFEDLFRFTPGAVATWHRKLTSGGAAIVTDVTMVQSGLRKAALERYGISVHCYLSDPRVPEMAAAQGITRTQAGIRLAAEEHPDALFVIGNAPTALMELADLLHRTDFSPMGVIGAPVGFVNVVEAKHRLKAACRLTPYVVIDGRKGGSSVAATIVNAALSLDDAKSMKPGRDV